In one Streptomyces sp. NBC_00597 genomic region, the following are encoded:
- a CDS encoding putative T7SS-secreted protein, with amino-acid sequence MADWGSLVNKGLDRLDHGWESAKKVAGEGIDKATDGIGEALDHVGAHGAADKVEDWGDNAATNLGATVGEQQLGQTEEANELIHGSPSAIRESAKHFRDFQTAFDRVGEGMRALDSGRWKGAAADAFREKFAMHPTDWLRAADACEAAAGALARYTETVQWAQQQAGEAVHLYKKGDKATKDADAAYETKAEEYEAAAKAGHDPGPKPTVPGDVGAADRKRAQEILNEARRQRDETASAVQKVLQTALEHAPAKPPATERAWSGFLDHEGAQAVELTHFTGGVVKGTADLLNFARGLNPADPYNLTHPAEYAQHLNMTLAGLVSTASHPERIPGAVLDSFEGDASEGWGRLAPEFIGTKGAGGAARTAARTGARAAETGAENAARKEATRAAQKAEQEAAARAKREDLTCREDPVDMATGRMILPQTDLVLPGSLPLVFNRTFESSYRSGRWFGPTWASTVDQRLEIDEEGIVFVREDGSLLAYPTPEPGTAVLPSHGHRWPLVLDADGAYTVTDPDSGHVRHFAEDGALLQVDDRGGAWIAFSYDESGAPLAVSHSGGYELRLTSSDGRITGLSLADGTQVLRYGYTDGHLTDVTNSSGRPLRFGYDELGRITSWTDTNDRHFDYVYDEQHRCIAQSGTNGHLDVRFTYEPGRTTLIDSLGHRTRFLVNDRAQITAEIDPTGATTRFEHDRFNRLLSRTDPLGHTTRFRYDEEGRLTAVVRPDGRETRAAYDALGLPVEVVHADGRVTRQTYDDRGNRTSVTDPSGITTRFSYDVRGHLATVTDALGQTTTVRSDPTGQVVSTTDPLGATTQYVRDAFGRPIAITDPLGNTTYFTWSVEGRLLHRLNPDGSTESWTYDGEGNCLTHTDPVGGVTVSEYGDFDLLVTRTGPDGARYSFAHDTQLRLTGVTNPQGLTWDYTYDPAGRLATESDFDDRTLTYGYDAAGRLSARSNAVGETTTYEHNALGQVLRKDAAGRVTTYAYDSFDALATAASPDATVTWLRDELARLVSETVDGRTLTFGYDALGRRTHRTTPTGSESSWTYDAAGRRSTLTTAGRTLSFDRDSAGQELTRTLNPLLSLTHEYDGMGRRTAQSVVGQDGRTLQRRGYSYRADGYLTGIDDSVTGPSTFTLDSAARVTAVEATSWSERYAYDEAGNQTHASWPTRHPGAEAVGERTYTGTRITRAGSIRYEHDALGRVTLRQKTRLSRKPDTWRYEWNAEDQLTAVTTPDGTRWRYTYDPLGRRTAKRRLSETGTVVEETLFTWDGTTLCEQTTGGVTVTWTHQGLHPLTQTERIDQDEVDDRFFAIVTDLVGTPTQLLAEDGTTAWRTRTTLWGTTTWNTDATAYTPLRFPGQYYDPESGLHHNYFRTYDPETARYLSPDPLGLTPSPNPAAYVHNPHTWSDAHGLAPDGCPERDPFDFREPNPAHPPKQNLIDAMRAAPRGEYVDCTEISEFIMRQAGGEGKVVHYITPSGTLRTPEAGANGIRNVEYEFHQVYTDGRYVYDPTLSLDPVPRGDYERALRSQNPERVIRLEGPADLRALWQLRRNTQWR; translated from the coding sequence ATGGCGGACTGGGGCAGCTTGGTCAACAAGGGCCTGGACAGGCTGGACCACGGCTGGGAGTCGGCGAAGAAGGTCGCCGGCGAGGGCATCGACAAGGCCACCGACGGGATCGGCGAAGCCCTCGATCACGTCGGCGCACACGGCGCGGCGGACAAGGTCGAGGACTGGGGCGACAACGCCGCCACCAACCTCGGCGCCACGGTGGGTGAGCAGCAACTCGGCCAGACCGAGGAGGCCAACGAGCTGATCCACGGCTCGCCCTCCGCGATCCGGGAATCGGCCAAGCACTTCAGGGACTTCCAGACGGCGTTCGACCGGGTCGGAGAGGGCATGCGCGCCCTGGACTCGGGCCGCTGGAAGGGCGCGGCGGCCGACGCCTTCCGGGAGAAGTTCGCGATGCATCCGACGGACTGGCTCCGGGCGGCCGACGCCTGCGAGGCTGCCGCCGGCGCGCTGGCCCGGTACACGGAGACGGTTCAGTGGGCGCAGCAGCAGGCGGGAGAGGCGGTCCACCTCTACAAGAAGGGCGACAAGGCCACGAAGGACGCGGACGCCGCCTACGAGACCAAGGCCGAGGAGTACGAGGCCGCCGCCAAGGCCGGTCACGATCCCGGCCCGAAGCCGACCGTCCCGGGTGACGTGGGCGCGGCGGACCGCAAACGGGCCCAGGAGATCCTGAACGAGGCACGCCGCCAGCGTGATGAGACCGCCTCGGCAGTGCAGAAGGTACTGCAGACCGCTCTGGAGCACGCCCCGGCCAAGCCGCCCGCGACGGAGCGAGCCTGGTCCGGCTTCCTCGACCACGAGGGGGCCCAGGCCGTCGAGCTCACCCACTTCACGGGCGGGGTCGTGAAGGGCACCGCGGACCTGCTGAACTTCGCCCGCGGCCTCAACCCGGCGGACCCGTACAACCTCACGCACCCCGCCGAGTACGCGCAGCACCTCAACATGACCCTGGCGGGCCTCGTCTCCACGGCCTCGCACCCGGAGCGCATCCCCGGCGCCGTCCTCGACAGCTTCGAAGGCGACGCGAGTGAGGGCTGGGGCCGCCTCGCCCCGGAATTCATCGGCACCAAGGGTGCGGGCGGGGCCGCCCGCACAGCCGCCCGTACGGGTGCCCGTGCCGCGGAGACGGGCGCGGAGAACGCGGCCCGGAAGGAGGCGACGCGCGCGGCACAGAAGGCCGAACAAGAAGCTGCGGCGCGCGCCAAGAGGGAGGACCTGACCTGCCGCGAGGACCCGGTCGACATGGCGACGGGCCGGATGATCCTCCCTCAGACCGACCTCGTGCTGCCCGGCTCGCTGCCGCTGGTCTTCAACCGCACCTTCGAATCCTCGTACCGCTCGGGCCGGTGGTTCGGCCCGACCTGGGCCAGTACGGTCGACCAGCGCCTGGAGATCGACGAGGAAGGCATCGTCTTCGTCCGCGAGGACGGAAGCCTGCTCGCCTACCCGACCCCCGAGCCGGGGACCGCCGTCCTCCCGTCCCACGGCCATCGCTGGCCGCTGGTCCTCGATGCCGACGGCGCGTACACAGTGACCGACCCCGATTCCGGCCATGTCCGCCACTTCGCGGAGGACGGCGCGCTGCTGCAGGTCGACGACCGGGGCGGCGCCTGGATCGCCTTCTCGTACGACGAGTCCGGCGCCCCGCTCGCCGTCTCCCACAGCGGCGGCTACGAGCTGCGCCTGACGTCTTCGGACGGCCGAATAACCGGCCTGTCCCTGGCGGACGGCACCCAAGTCCTGCGCTACGGGTACACGGACGGCCACCTCACGGACGTCACCAACTCCTCGGGCCGCCCCCTGCGCTTCGGCTACGACGAACTGGGCCGGATCACCTCGTGGACCGACACCAACGACCGCCACTTCGACTACGTCTACGACGAGCAGCACCGCTGCATCGCCCAGTCCGGCACCAACGGTCACCTCGACGTCCGCTTCACTTACGAGCCGGGCCGCACCACCCTCATCGACTCCCTGGGCCACCGCACCCGGTTCCTGGTCAACGACCGTGCCCAGATCACCGCGGAGATCGACCCCACGGGCGCGACGACGCGCTTCGAGCACGACCGGTTCAACCGCCTGCTCTCCCGCACCGACCCGCTCGGCCACACCACCCGCTTCCGCTACGACGAAGAAGGCCGGCTCACCGCGGTGGTCCGCCCGGACGGCCGCGAGACCCGCGCGGCGTACGACGCCCTGGGCCTGCCCGTCGAAGTCGTCCATGCGGACGGCCGGGTGACCCGCCAAACGTACGACGACCGCGGAAACCGCACCTCCGTCACCGATCCGTCCGGCATCACGACCCGGTTCTCGTACGACGTCCGCGGCCACCTGGCGACGGTGACGGATGCCCTGGGCCAGACGACGACAGTGCGCTCGGATCCGACGGGCCAGGTGGTGTCGACGACGGACCCGCTGGGCGCGACGACTCAGTACGTCCGCGACGCCTTCGGCCGCCCGATCGCGATCACCGATCCACTCGGCAACACCACGTACTTCACATGGAGCGTCGAAGGCCGTCTGCTGCACCGTCTGAACCCCGATGGCAGCACGGAGTCGTGGACGTACGACGGTGAGGGCAACTGCCTGACCCACACGGACCCGGTGGGCGGGGTGACGGTCTCCGAGTACGGCGACTTCGACCTCCTCGTCACCCGGACCGGCCCGGACGGCGCCCGCTACTCCTTCGCGCACGACACCCAGCTCCGCCTCACCGGTGTCACCAACCCCCAAGGCCTCACCTGGGACTACACCTACGACCCTGCGGGCCGCCTGGCCACCGAGTCGGACTTCGACGACCGCACCCTCACGTACGGCTACGACGCCGCCGGCCGCCTCAGCGCCCGTAGCAACGCGGTGGGCGAGACGACGACCTACGAGCACAACGCGCTCGGCCAGGTGCTCCGCAAGGACGCGGCAGGCCGGGTCACGACGTACGCGTACGACTCCTTCGACGCCCTCGCGACCGCGGCCTCCCCGGACGCGACGGTCACCTGGCTCCGCGACGAGTTGGCCAGGCTGGTCTCGGAGACGGTCGACGGCCGCACGCTCACGTTCGGGTACGACGCGCTGGGCCGCCGCACGCACCGCACCACCCCCACGGGGTCGGAGTCCTCATGGACGTACGACGCGGCGGGCAGGCGCTCGACGCTCACCACCGCGGGCCGCACGCTGAGCTTCGACCGGGACTCGGCGGGTCAGGAACTGACCCGCACACTGAACCCGCTGCTCTCCCTCACCCACGAGTACGACGGCATGGGCCGCCGGACCGCACAGTCGGTCGTGGGCCAGGACGGCCGCACCCTCCAGCGCCGCGGCTACAGCTATCGCGCCGACGGCTACCTGACCGGCATCGACGACTCGGTCACCGGCCCCAGCACGTTCACCCTCGACTCTGCCGCCCGCGTCACGGCGGTGGAGGCAACGTCCTGGTCGGAGCGGTATGCGTACGACGAGGCGGGCAACCAGACGCACGCCTCCTGGCCGACCCGCCACCCGGGCGCGGAGGCGGTGGGCGAGCGCACGTACACGGGCACCCGCATCACCCGCGCGGGCTCGATCCGCTACGAACACGACGCCCTGGGCCGCGTCACCCTCCGCCAGAAGACCCGCCTCTCCCGCAAACCGGACACCTGGCGTTACGAATGGAACGCGGAAGACCAGCTGACGGCGGTCACCACCCCGGACGGCACGCGGTGGCGGTACACGTACGACCCCCTGGGCCGCCGCACCGCCAAGCGACGCCTGTCGGAAACGGGCACAGTCGTCGAGGAAACCCTCTTCACCTGGGACGGCACGACCCTCTGCGAGCAGACCACCGGCGGTGTCACGGTCACCTGGACCCACCAGGGCCTCCACCCCCTCACCCAGACCGAACGCATCGACCAGGACGAGGTGGACGACCGCTTCTTCGCGATCGTCACCGACCTGGTCGGCACCCCGACCCAGCTCCTCGCCGAAGACGGCACGACGGCATGGCGCACCCGCACCACCCTGTGGGGCACCACAACCTGGAACACCGATGCGACGGCCTACACCCCGCTCCGTTTCCCCGGCCAGTACTACGACCCCGAGTCGGGCCTCCATCACAACTACTTCCGCACGTACGACCCCGAAACGGCCCGCTACCTCTCCCCGGACCCCCTGGGCCTCACCCCGTCCCCCAACCCGGCCGCGTACGTACACAACCCCCACACTTGGTCAGACGCCCACGGTCTTGCACCGGATGGGTGCCCGGAGCGCGACCCCTTTGATTTCAGGGAGCCGAACCCCGCCCACCCGCCGAAACAGAATTTGATCGACGCCATGCGGGCAGCCCCCAGGGGCGAATACGTCGATTGCACCGAGATCTCTGAATTCATCATGAGGCAGGCAGGGGGCGAGGGAAAGGTCGTCCACTACATCACCCCGTCCGGGACGCTCAGGACACCTGAGGCCGGGGCCAACGGAATCAGAAATGTCGAATATGAATTCCATCAGGTCTACACCGACGGTCGATACGTCTACGACCCGACCCTGAGTCTGGATCCAGTACCGCGAGGAGACTACGAGCGGGCCCTGCGATCGCAGAACCCCGAGCGAGTCATACGATTGGAAGGCCCGGCCGACCTGAGGGCGCTGTGGCAGCTACGCAGGAACACGCAGTGGAGGTGA
- a CDS encoding SseB family protein yields MGFDEEWGRLRTEAAGRVREPAADPFELACTAVLERLADFRSRVVLVPLDERGGLWTAGLGGLDWICAFSDEEALARFAAARDEAEREWPYRRITGARLLDELLAALDFPCGVALDAAGPDGVVLPPLRGIVPDAAALDGQVAA; encoded by the coding sequence GTGGGATTCGACGAGGAGTGGGGCCGGCTCCGGACGGAGGCCGCGGGCCGCGTGCGCGAACCCGCCGCCGATCCCTTCGAGTTGGCCTGCACAGCGGTACTGGAGCGGCTGGCCGACTTCCGCAGCCGGGTGGTGCTCGTACCGCTGGACGAGCGGGGCGGGCTGTGGACGGCCGGACTCGGAGGCCTGGACTGGATCTGCGCGTTCTCCGACGAGGAGGCGCTGGCCCGGTTCGCGGCGGCACGGGACGAGGCCGAACGTGAGTGGCCATACCGGCGCATCACGGGTGCCCGGCTGTTGGACGAGCTGCTCGCGGCCCTGGACTTCCCGTGCGGGGTGGCACTGGACGCGGCCGGCCCCGACGGGGTGGTGCTTCCTCCATTGCGCGGCATCGTGCCGGACGCGGCGGCACTGGACGGGCAGGTGGCGGCGTGA
- a CDS encoding YbhN family protein, with translation MSPPDGAAEDDSTRPDPRPGKLPDELPGRAAAASGSGTGSGTGPGAGDRPGNEPGGGPGDVPEDVPGDDVPEDVPAADADGPQERADGPHGRAAASADQVEVDEPLLAARVHRPSDLVRLLVGVLGIAVVLGIAAFAHRTTAGLEADISQGTGAAPDVLIKVAGLVSSIAVLLVPVAFAIERLIKRDGLRIADGVLAAVLAHGVTLATDLWVSQAASDTIQDALTRPTSIGGPITDPVHGYLAPVIAYMTAVGMTRRPRWRVALWVVLLLDAFAMLVSGYTTPFSIILTVLIGWSVAYGTLYAVGSPNVRPTGQTLLAGLRRVGFKPVSAMRAELPDGADPSEVSDRGRRYHVTLEDGPPLDVTVVDREQQAHGFFYRVWRRLTLRGITTRRSLQSLRQALEQEALLAYAAIAAGANAPKLIATSELGPDAVMLVYEHLDGRNLDALADEEITDDLTRSTWKQVRALQSRRIAHRRLTGDALVVDRSGNVVLTDLRGGEIAAGDLVLRMDIAQLLTTLGLRVGAERAVASAVSVLGPDAVADCLPLLQPIALSRSTRATLRRLARERADRQREAVLESSRAAKAAREAGAKPAGAKSATSTSAEKKAEKRALDDALDGAREEDLLSQIRQQVLLIRPQAPVEPARLERIRPRTLVSFIAGAFGAYFLLTQLAHVDFATIVGQAQWGWVGAALAFSALTYFAAAMSLLGFVPERVSFLRTVVAQVAGSFVKLVAPAAVGGVALNTRFLQRAGIRPGLAVASVGASQLFGLASHILLLLAFGYLTGTEKTPEMTPSRTVIAGLLTVAVLVLVVTAVPILRKFVATRVRALFAGVVPRMLDVLQRPQKLMTGIGGMLLLTGCFVMCLDASIRAFGGGQALSYASIAVVFLAGNALGSAAPTPGGIGAVETTLTLGLIAAGLEKEVAISAVLLFRLMTFWLPVLPGWLSFNYLTRKEAI, from the coding sequence GTGAGCCCTCCGGACGGCGCGGCTGAGGACGACAGCACGCGCCCAGACCCGCGTCCCGGGAAGCTCCCCGACGAGCTCCCCGGCCGGGCCGCTGCCGCATCCGGAAGCGGCACCGGAAGCGGCACCGGACCCGGCGCCGGGGACCGGCCCGGAAACGAGCCCGGAGGCGGGCCGGGAGACGTACCCGAGGACGTGCCCGGGGACGACGTGCCCGAGGACGTGCCCGCGGCCGACGCCGACGGGCCGCAGGAGCGCGCCGACGGGCCGCACGGGCGCGCCGCCGCGTCCGCCGACCAGGTCGAGGTCGACGAGCCGCTGCTCGCCGCCCGCGTCCACCGGCCCTCCGACCTCGTACGCCTCCTCGTCGGCGTCCTCGGCATCGCCGTCGTCCTCGGCATCGCCGCCTTCGCGCACCGCACCACCGCCGGCCTCGAAGCCGACATCAGCCAGGGCACCGGCGCCGCGCCCGATGTGCTGATCAAGGTCGCCGGGCTGGTGTCCAGCATCGCCGTACTGCTCGTACCCGTCGCGTTCGCCATCGAACGGCTGATCAAACGGGACGGACTGCGCATCGCCGACGGCGTGCTCGCCGCCGTCCTCGCGCACGGCGTGACCCTGGCCACCGACCTGTGGGTCTCCCAGGCCGCCTCCGACACCATTCAGGACGCCCTCACCCGTCCCACCAGCATCGGCGGCCCCATCACCGACCCGGTGCACGGCTACCTCGCGCCCGTCATCGCGTACATGACCGCCGTCGGCATGACCCGCAGACCGCGCTGGCGGGTCGCGCTGTGGGTGGTCCTGCTGCTCGACGCCTTCGCGATGCTGGTCAGCGGGTACACCACCCCGTTCTCGATCATCCTGACCGTGCTGATCGGCTGGAGCGTCGCGTACGGGACCCTGTACGCCGTCGGCTCGCCGAACGTCCGCCCCACCGGGCAGACCCTCCTCGCCGGCCTGCGCCGGGTCGGCTTCAAGCCGGTCAGTGCCATGCGCGCGGAGCTCCCGGACGGCGCCGACCCCTCGGAGGTCAGCGACCGGGGCCGGCGCTACCACGTCACCCTGGAGGACGGCCCGCCGCTCGACGTCACCGTCGTCGACCGCGAACAGCAGGCCCACGGGTTCTTCTACCGGGTCTGGCGCCGGCTCACCCTGCGCGGCATCACCACGCGGCGCAGCCTCCAGTCCCTGCGCCAGGCCCTGGAACAGGAGGCGCTCCTCGCGTACGCCGCCATCGCCGCCGGGGCCAACGCGCCGAAGCTGATCGCCACCTCCGAACTCGGCCCGGACGCCGTCATGCTCGTGTACGAGCACCTGGACGGCCGGAACCTCGACGCGCTCGCCGACGAGGAGATCACCGACGACCTGACGCGCAGCACGTGGAAGCAGGTACGAGCCCTGCAGTCGCGGCGGATCGCCCACCGGCGGCTCACCGGCGACGCGCTCGTGGTGGATCGTTCCGGCAACGTCGTCCTCACCGACCTGCGCGGCGGTGAGATCGCGGCCGGCGACCTCGTCCTGCGGATGGACATCGCCCAGCTGCTGACCACGCTCGGCCTGCGGGTCGGCGCGGAGCGCGCGGTGGCCTCGGCGGTGTCGGTGCTCGGGCCGGACGCGGTGGCGGACTGCCTGCCGCTGCTCCAGCCGATCGCGCTGAGCCGCTCCACCCGGGCGACGCTGCGCAGACTGGCCCGGGAGCGGGCCGACCGGCAGCGGGAGGCCGTACTGGAGTCCTCGCGGGCCGCGAAGGCGGCGCGCGAGGCGGGTGCCAAGCCTGCGGGAGCCAAGTCGGCGACGTCCACGTCCGCGGAGAAGAAGGCCGAGAAGAGGGCGCTGGACGACGCCCTCGACGGGGCCCGCGAAGAGGACCTGCTGAGCCAGATCCGCCAGCAGGTGCTGCTGATCCGCCCGCAGGCGCCGGTGGAACCGGCCCGGCTGGAGCGGATCCGGCCGCGCACCCTGGTGTCGTTCATCGCGGGCGCGTTCGGCGCGTACTTCCTGCTCACGCAGCTGGCGCACGTGGACTTCGCGACGATCGTCGGCCAGGCGCAGTGGGGCTGGGTGGGGGCCGCGCTGGCCTTCTCCGCGCTGACGTACTTCGCGGCGGCGATGAGCCTGCTGGGGTTCGTGCCGGAGCGGGTGTCGTTCCTGCGGACGGTGGTCGCGCAGGTGGCGGGGTCCTTCGTGAAGCTCGTGGCGCCGGCGGCGGTCGGCGGCGTCGCACTGAACACGCGCTTCCTCCAGCGGGCAGGGATCCGGCCGGGACTGGCGGTGGCGAGCGTGGGTGCCTCGCAGCTGTTCGGACTGGCGAGCCACATCCTGCTGCTGCTGGCCTTCGGCTACCTGACCGGCACCGAGAAGACCCCGGAAATGACCCCGTCCCGGACGGTCATCGCGGGTCTGCTGACGGTGGCGGTGCTGGTGCTGGTGGTGACGGCGGTGCCGATCCTGCGGAAGTTCGTGGCGACGCGGGTTCGGGCGCTGTTCGCGGGCGTGGTGCCGCGCATGCTGGACGTGCTCCAGCGACCGCAGAAGCTGATGACGGGCATCGGCGGGATGCTGCTGCTGACCGGCTGCTTCGTGATGTGCCTGGACGCTTCGATCCGGGCGTTCGGCGGCGGGCAGGCCCTCAGCTACGCGAGCATCGCGGTGGTGTTCCTGGCGGGCAACGCACTGGGCTCGGCGGCGCCGACGCCGGGCGGCATCGGCGCCGTGGAGACGACGCTGACGCTGGGTCTGATCGCGGCGGGCCTGGAGAAGGAGGTCGCCATCTCGGCGGTCCTGCTGTTCCGCCTGATGACGTTCTGGCTCCCGGTCCTGCCGGGCTGGCTGTCCTTCAACTACCTGACCCGGAAAGAGGCCATCTAG
- a CDS encoding MGMT family protein: MYGTMGAMSEDLPAYAERVLDAAERIPPGRVMTYGDVAEWLGEGGPRQVGRVMALYGGAVPWWRVVRADGRPLPGSEHRALEHYRAEATPLRLTADGEARLNMPRARWDGQEEHAARDEGHI; this comes from the coding sequence ATGTACGGCACCATGGGCGCAATGAGCGAAGACCTGCCCGCGTACGCGGAGCGCGTGCTGGATGCGGCCGAGCGGATTCCGCCCGGCCGGGTGATGACGTACGGGGACGTCGCCGAATGGCTCGGCGAGGGCGGACCGCGCCAAGTCGGGCGCGTGATGGCCCTGTACGGGGGAGCCGTGCCCTGGTGGCGGGTGGTCCGGGCCGACGGACGACCGCTGCCCGGCAGCGAGCACCGGGCCCTGGAGCACTACCGCGCAGAAGCCACTCCGCTGCGTCTGACCGCCGACGGCGAGGCCCGGCTGAACATGCCGCGGGCGCGCTGGGACGGGCAGGAGGAGCACGCCGCACGGGACGAGGGTCACATCTGA